One stretch of Tepidibacter hydrothermalis DNA includes these proteins:
- a CDS encoding M20/M25/M40 family metallo-hydrolase, with amino-acid sequence MINKERIVKKFLEYVQIDSETKNEKEFADKIKLELEELGFEVYIDEAGKKVGSNTGNIIAKLKGNKDTETILFSAHMDTVTPGLSIKPIVKDGVIYSDGTTILGSDDKAGIAAIIEAVKILKEENIDHGNIEIVFSIYEEGGLYGTKNLEYDKIESKKAFVLDSGGAPGEIIIKGPAQDKLVAKIIGIPAHAGVCPEEGVSAIQVAASAIAKMNLLRIDEETTANIGIIEGGKVTNIVCPEVTITGEARSLVNEKLDKQTAHMVQCVEEACKEFGAKTEIDTSRAYSAFNVDENDDIVNIVKNACSILGFEAITKASGGGSDTNILNGNGIKAVNLGVGMKKVHTLEEYISIEDLVNTAKLVLEIIKNA; translated from the coding sequence ATGATAAACAAAGAAAGAATAGTTAAAAAGTTTTTAGAGTATGTTCAAATTGATAGTGAAACAAAAAATGAAAAGGAATTTGCAGATAAAATAAAGCTTGAACTAGAAGAACTAGGGTTTGAGGTATACATAGATGAAGCAGGAAAGAAGGTTGGATCAAATACTGGAAATATTATAGCTAAGCTAAAAGGGAATAAAGATACTGAGACTATACTGTTTAGTGCACATATGGATACCGTTACTCCAGGTTTAAGTATAAAACCTATTGTAAAAGATGGAGTTATATACAGTGATGGAACTACAATATTAGGATCAGATGATAAGGCTGGTATAGCAGCTATTATAGAAGCAGTAAAAATACTAAAAGAAGAAAATATAGATCATGGAAATATAGAAATAGTCTTCAGTATTTATGAAGAAGGTGGTCTTTATGGAACTAAAAACCTAGAGTATGATAAGATTGAAAGCAAAAAGGCTTTTGTACTAGATAGTGGTGGAGCACCAGGAGAAATTATAATTAAAGGACCTGCACAAGATAAATTAGTAGCTAAGATTATAGGAATACCAGCTCATGCAGGAGTATGCCCAGAAGAAGGGGTAAGTGCGATTCAAGTAGCAGCGTCAGCAATAGCTAAGATGAATTTACTTAGAATAGATGAAGAAACTACTGCTAATATTGGGATAATAGAGGGTGGTAAAGTTACGAATATAGTTTGCCCAGAAGTTACTATAACAGGGGAAGCTAGAAGTTTAGTAAATGAAAAATTAGATAAACAAACAGCTCATATGGTTCAGTGTGTAGAAGAGGCTTGTAAAGAATTTGGAGCTAAGACAGAAATAGATACATCTCGTGCCTATTCAGCATTTAATGTAGATGAGAATGATGATATTGTAAATATTGTTAAAAACGCTTGTAGTATATTAGGATTTGAAGCTATTACTAAGGCATCTGGTGGTGGTAGTGATACGAATATATTAAATGGAAATGGAATTAAGGCTGTAAATTTAGGTGTGGGAATGAAAAAAGTACATACACTAGAAGAGTATATTAGCATAGAAGATTTAGTAAATACTGCTAAGCTTGTATTAGAAATAATTAAGAATGCATAA